The following coding sequences are from one Lolium rigidum isolate FL_2022 chromosome 6, APGP_CSIRO_Lrig_0.1, whole genome shotgun sequence window:
- the LOC124666112 gene encoding probable calcium-binding protein CML10, whose amino-acid sequence MGKIKMPSLFRRKSRSPSPPPQSKPTATTAADSPPQSPTRTPEQEMERVFRKFDANGDGRISRPELAALFESLGHAATDDELARMMAEADADGDGFISFAEFAALNATDAAAVEEDLRLAFGVFDADGSGAISAAELARVLHGLGEKATVSQCRRMIEGVDKNGDGLISFDEFKVMMAGGGFPKIA is encoded by the coding sequence ATGGGCAAGATCAAGATGCCGTCCCTCTTCCGCCGCAAGTCCCGCTCCCCGTCCCCACCTCCCCAGTCCAagcccaccgccaccaccgccgccgactCCCCGCCGCAGTCCCCAACCCGGACCCCCGAGCAGGAGATGGAGCGCGTCTTCCGCAAGTTCGACGCGAACGGCGACGGCCGGATCTCGCGCCCGGAGCTCGCCGCGCTCTTCGAGAGCCTGGGCCACGCGGCGACCGACGACGAGCTGGCCCGCATGATGGCGGAGGCGGACGCCGACGGCGACGGCTTCATCAGCTTCGCCGAGTTCGCCGCGCTCAAcgccaccgacgccgccgccgtcgaggaggaCCTGCGCCTCGCCTTCGGGGTCTTCGACGCCGACGGCAGCggcgccatctccgccgccgagcTCGCGCGCGTGCTGCACGGCCTCGGCGAGAAGGCCACCGTCAGCCAGTGCCGCCGCATGATCGAGGGCGTCGACAAGAACGGCGACGGCCTCATATCGTTCGACGAGTTCAAGGTCATGATGGCCGGAGGTGGGTTCCCCAAGATCGCCTGA
- the LOC124661795 gene encoding phytochromobilin:ferredoxin oxidoreductase, chloroplastic — protein sequence MSGAGAGGGVLGAGSSYQRFVHSALELTRLRTALTPHPSQEKFRFIQPNDDTTVLNALSYSAPKIRMLRSLTVEKKNSVQVLDFAAFSEPEYDLPIFCANAFTTPAQSIVVLDLNPLYDITVDNDYKDKYYRDLMPLVQKYSELLPWGGKITSESLRFFSPIVIWTIFEPTECNHDVLFSALMDYYKVWLQLTDQATEENDAAKIVRNGEAQHRYLTWRTEKDPGYPLLKRLIGESQAKDLVSEFLFEGVNSLGSKSFLDYFPEYARDDGTVNKKRSMIGKSFETRPWDATGQFNAG from the exons AtgagcggcgccggcgccggcggtggaGTCCTGGGCGCAGGCTCGTCGTACCAGAGGTTCGTCCACTCCGCGCTGGAGCTGACCCGCCTCCGCACCGCCCTCACGCCACACCCCTCGCAG GAGAAGTTCAGGTTCATACAACCCAATGACGACACTACAGTTTTGAATGCTCTCTCGTACAGCGCTCCCAAAATCAGAATGCTCCGCAGCTTGACGGTGGAGAAGAAAAACTCAGTTCAG GTTCTTGACTTTGCTGCTTTCTCTGAACCTGAATATGACCTTCCTATATTTTGTGCCAACGCTTTCACAACTCCTGCACAAAGTATTGTTGTCTT AGACCTCAATCCTTTATATGATATCACTGTAGACAATGATTACAAAGATAAATACTACAGGGACTTGATGCCTCTTGTACAGAAGTATAGTGAG CTTCTGCCATGGGGCGGCAAGATTACGAGTGAGTCCCTGAGATTCTTCTCTCCTATCGTGATCTGGACTATATTTGAGCCAACTGAATGTAACCACGATGTTCTATTTTCGGCTTTGATGGATTACTATAAG GTTTGGCTTCAGTTAACGGATCAAGCTACTGAAGAAAACGACGCAGCAAAAATTGTTCGCAATGGAGAAGCGCAACATAGATATCTCACATGGAGGACTGAAAAG GATCCTGGCTATCCACTCCTGAAGAGGTTAATTGGTGAAAGCCAGGCCAAG GATTTGGTGTCTGAGTTCCTCTTCGAAGGAGTGAATTCTCTTGGAAGTAAATCCTTCCTGGACTATTTCCCTGAGTACGCACGTGATGACGGGACGGTGAACAAGAAGAGGAGTATGATCGGGAAATCTTTTGAAACCAGGCCTTGGGATGCTACTGGACAATTCAATGCAGGATGA